One segment of Streptomyces sp. XD-27 DNA contains the following:
- a CDS encoding phosphatase PAP2 family protein has translation MKFAAWRKPRALLWAAVSVATLGFLIALEIAARRYGGVPGPITNQAREVIFPPKPGPLYAGMALMMVVLTWRQRFIAAGAAIGIDIVFVLVRWAVDAETPDDHFFGNGALWVMLGCAVIAVTRRTGRERVLLLKGVGLGLILVAGRKTGDTWLLITSKTRPEVLDEYVATADHALGNPSWLAGRILRATDPIGTHLLDWVYGELAVAAVVVALYQLRHVAVERRFPSHHLVRTFLVIGLLGPAIYMIFPVVGPIFAYGPGTSGTGGVQWAIANLWPDTLPPITTPHPVRYDEITPRNCMPSLHTAWAVAIFIHSRKGPWILRFAGTFWLIATLSATLGFGYHYGVDLVAGVVFALTIEAALRSLDRGWDRSGIQLVAYGTTVFAALLVSYRYLPMEMAEHPWVFGPLLILAMTSVIYGYVRTTRQWEPKTAPARQPERQPELV, from the coding sequence ATGAAGTTCGCCGCGTGGCGCAAGCCACGGGCGCTCCTGTGGGCCGCGGTGAGTGTGGCGACCCTCGGATTCCTCATCGCGCTGGAGATCGCCGCACGCCGCTACGGCGGCGTACCGGGGCCGATCACCAACCAGGCGAGAGAGGTGATATTCCCCCCCAAACCGGGGCCGCTGTACGCCGGTATGGCGTTGATGATGGTGGTGCTCACCTGGCGGCAACGGTTCATCGCGGCCGGTGCCGCGATCGGCATCGACATCGTCTTCGTGCTGGTGCGGTGGGCGGTCGACGCCGAGACGCCCGACGACCACTTCTTCGGCAACGGCGCGTTGTGGGTGATGTTGGGCTGCGCGGTCATCGCTGTCACGCGCCGCACCGGCCGGGAACGTGTCCTGCTGCTCAAGGGCGTCGGGCTGGGTCTGATACTGGTGGCCGGCCGCAAAACGGGCGATACCTGGCTGCTCATCACGTCGAAGACCCGCCCGGAGGTGCTCGACGAGTACGTGGCAACCGCCGATCACGCGCTGGGCAACCCGTCATGGCTGGCAGGCCGGATCCTCAGGGCCACCGATCCGATCGGCACCCATCTTCTCGACTGGGTCTACGGCGAGCTTGCGGTGGCCGCGGTCGTCGTCGCGCTGTACCAGCTGCGTCACGTGGCGGTCGAGCGCCGCTTCCCGAGCCATCATCTGGTGCGTACGTTTCTGGTGATCGGCCTCCTCGGGCCGGCCATCTACATGATCTTCCCGGTGGTCGGGCCGATCTTCGCCTACGGCCCGGGCACCTCCGGCACGGGCGGCGTGCAGTGGGCGATCGCCAACCTGTGGCCGGACACGCTGCCGCCGATCACCACCCCGCACCCGGTGCGATACGACGAGATCACCCCTCGCAACTGCATGCCCAGCCTGCACACGGCGTGGGCCGTCGCGATCTTCATTCACTCCCGCAAGGGCCCATGGATTCTGCGCTTCGCAGGCACGTTCTGGCTCATTGCCACGCTCAGCGCGACGCTGGGATTCGGCTACCACTACGGCGTGGACCTCGTTGCCGGCGTCGTGTTCGCCCTCACGATCGAGGCAGCGCTGCGCTCGCTCGACCGCGGCTGGGATCGGTCGGGAATCCAGCTGGTCGCCTACGGCACAACGGTCTTCGCCGCGCTCTTGGTGTCCTATCGCTATCTGCCGATGGAAATGGCCGAACATCCCTGGGTGTTCGGACCACTTCTCATCCTGGCGATGACCTCGGTGATCTACGGCTACGTACGGACCACCAGACAATGGGAACCGAAGACCGCACCAGCGCGGCAACCGGAACGGCAACCCGAACTGGTGTGA
- a CDS encoding DinB family protein — protein sequence MTRIDDMPPAWDERTQLTRFLDYTRDTARAKCEGVSAENARKALLPGSPLMTLSGLINHLRWVEYYWFQVVFLGEEDEGPWTEEDPDREMRIAVDVPLPQLLDEYAEQSARYRELVAGNALDTKAKRAVRDGIHVDLRWILLHLTEETARHNGHMDILREMLDGTTGD from the coding sequence GTGACCAGAATCGACGACATGCCTCCCGCGTGGGACGAGCGCACCCAGCTCACCAGGTTCCTCGACTACACCCGTGACACCGCCCGCGCCAAGTGCGAGGGTGTCTCCGCGGAGAACGCCCGCAAGGCGCTTCTGCCGGGCTCACCGCTGATGACCCTGAGCGGACTGATCAACCACCTCCGCTGGGTCGAGTACTACTGGTTCCAGGTGGTCTTCCTCGGCGAGGAGGACGAGGGTCCCTGGACCGAGGAGGACCCCGACCGCGAGATGCGCATCGCCGTCGACGTCCCGCTCCCGCAGTTGCTCGACGAATACGCCGAACAGAGCGCCCGCTACCGCGAGCTGGTCGCCGGGAACGCCCTGGACACCAAGGCCAAGCGCGCCGTCCGCGACGGCATCCACGTCGACCTGCGCTGGATCCTCCTCCACCTCACCGAGGAGACAGCCCGCCACAACGGCCATATGGACATCCTGCGCGAGATGCTCGACGGCACGACCGGCGACTAG
- a CDS encoding NAD(P)-dependent oxidoreductase — MRLSREQIEHYRTFGYVVLPRLLNDDETGRLTEEVRRAHADAFVTDERTDGGGIPGRRKADRFFATTNRLRSEGIDHLLAAAEATGVSHIVAQSHASFNGIRAGGWVKTEEDPLEVVEGTKALHHLEDVVVRAGGAALRYGAFYGPGANDDQVKMVRKRMFPLVGGGTGYSSWVHLDDAANATVLAIEQRAKGVFNIVDDEPAPVSEWLPCLAECAGAKPPRRIPAWLARLLAGEMVVGMMTEGRGFSNAKAKRELGWEPRFPSWRQGFREELAAATASPRGAVSRRGSGA, encoded by the coding sequence ATGCGACTCTCCCGGGAGCAGATCGAGCACTACCGCACCTTCGGCTACGTCGTGCTGCCGCGACTCCTGAACGACGACGAGACCGGACGCCTGACGGAGGAGGTCCGACGGGCCCACGCCGACGCCTTCGTCACCGACGAGCGGACCGATGGGGGCGGGATCCCCGGCCGTCGGAAGGCGGACCGCTTCTTCGCCACCACCAACCGGCTCCGCAGCGAGGGGATCGACCATCTGCTGGCCGCGGCCGAGGCGACCGGCGTCTCCCACATCGTCGCGCAGAGCCACGCCAGCTTCAATGGAATCCGCGCGGGTGGATGGGTCAAGACCGAGGAGGACCCGCTGGAGGTGGTGGAGGGGACGAAGGCGCTCCATCACCTCGAGGACGTGGTCGTCCGGGCTGGTGGTGCGGCTCTGCGTTACGGCGCGTTCTACGGGCCGGGCGCCAACGACGACCAGGTCAAGATGGTGCGCAAGCGGATGTTCCCGCTCGTCGGGGGCGGCACCGGCTACTCCTCGTGGGTGCATCTCGACGACGCGGCGAACGCCACCGTCCTGGCGATCGAGCAGCGGGCGAAGGGCGTGTTCAACATCGTCGATGACGAGCCGGCACCGGTCAGCGAGTGGCTTCCCTGCCTCGCGGAATGCGCCGGGGCCAAGCCGCCGCGACGGATCCCGGCGTGGCTGGCCCGGCTGCTGGCCGGCGAGATGGTGGTGGGCATGATGACCGAGGGGCGTGGCTTCTCCAACGCCAAGGCCAAGCGGGAGCTGGGCTGGGAACCGCGGTTCCCGTCGTGGCGTCAGGGTTTCCGCGAGGAGCTGGCCGCTGCGACGGCTTCACCGCGGGGAGCAGTGAGTCGACGTGGAAGCGGTGCGTGA
- a CDS encoding phytanoyl-CoA dioxygenase family protein, which translates to MTDDAGPLRVIPGSHRRAVTIAPDALDRPHHEERLLATRPGHLVVIHHNLLHSGSHSVLAEERQFPGIGFNTSAMRQDDTFTGPNCTALARTARRTGDRRALRLLGRDDTINLRQNAGFTSPEDSVWARWADEDDRALNPAEDKAVRTARAVLLPDSPQGPTA; encoded by the coding sequence ATGACGGACGATGCGGGCCCCCTCCGCGTCATCCCCGGCTCCCACCGCCGCGCCGTGACGATCGCCCCCGACGCGCTGGACCGGCCCCACCACGAGGAGCGACTGCTGGCCACCCGACCGGGCCACCTCGTCGTCATCCACCACAACCTGCTGCACTCCGGCTCGCACAGCGTCCTGGCGGAGGAGCGGCAGTTCCCCGGCATCGGATTCAACACCTCCGCGATGCGCCAGGACGACACCTTCACCGGCCCCAACTGCACCGCCCTCGCCCGCACCGCGCGCCGCACCGGCGACCGACGGGCCCTGCGGCTGCTGGGCCGCGACGACACCATCAACCTGCGCCAGAACGCGGGCTTCACCTCACCCGAGGATTCCGTCTGGGCGCGCTGGGCGGACGAAGACGACCGCGCGCTGAACCCGGCGGAGGACAAGGCCGTCCGCACCGCCCGAGCCGTGTTGCTCCCCGACAGCCCCCAAGGACCGACGGCGTAA
- a CDS encoding lantibiotic dehydratase C-terminal domain-containing protein produces the protein MGTRPRRTPLPGSRPERGPPRGRHRPRPRPPARPADHRRGPPRARRAPGRCPAAGPPPPVRRPAARGRRHGGQAAPGRGLWRPPREIHASLAHMHANRLFGIARERENRMYTLWVQAPRAAAHQRAAADEPAGTARDKRSVESP, from the coding sequence CTGGGGACTCGACCCCGCCGAACGCCTCTCCCTGGCAGCCGACCTGAGCGAGGGCCACCGCGCGGACGACACCGTCCGCGGCCTCGTCCGCCGGCTCGGCCTGCGGATCACCGCCGCGGACCACCCCGTGCCCGCCGAGCCCCGGGACGATGCCCCGCCGCCGGACCTCCTCCGCCCGTACGCCGACCTGCTGCCCGCGGCCGCCGGCACGGCGGACAGGCTGCACCGGGCCGGGGACTGTGGCGGCCCCCGCGTGAGATCCACGCGAGCCTCGCGCACATGCACGCCAACCGACTCTTCGGCATCGCCCGCGAAAGGGAGAACCGGATGTACACGCTCTGGGTGCAGGCGCCGCGCGCGGCGGCCCACCAGAGAGCGGCGGCGGACGAACCGGCCGGGACGGCACGAGACAAGAGGAGTGTGGAAAGCCCGTGA
- a CDS encoding DUF475 domain-containing protein — protein MLLKTFGWSLAVTALGLVAAVFYGGWTGFGVVAILSILEISVSFDNAVVNAGILKKMNAFWQKTFLTIGVLIAVFGMRLVFPVMVVAISAKIGPIEAVRLALDDKDKYQQLVTDAHPSIAAFGGMFLLMIFLDFIFEDRQIKWLGWLERPLAKLGKVDMLSVCIALIVLLVSAMTVATNAHQHGGIHADKAETVLIAGIAGLITYLIVGGLSGYFENRLEEEEEREHEAEEEAKRSGKKVPAVVMAGKAAFFLFLYLEVLDASFSFDGVIGAFAITNDIVLMALGLGIGAMYVRSLTVYLVRQGTLDDYVYLEHGAHYAIGALAVILLVTIQYEIHEVITGLVGVVLIGWSFFSSVQRNRRLAAAEGKDAGSNEKAEVSSGV, from the coding sequence GTGCTTCTGAAAACGTTCGGCTGGTCGTTAGCGGTCACCGCGCTCGGCCTGGTCGCGGCGGTGTTCTACGGGGGGTGGACCGGCTTCGGGGTCGTGGCGATCCTGTCCATCCTCGAGATCTCGGTGTCCTTCGACAACGCCGTGGTCAACGCCGGGATCCTGAAGAAGATGAATGCCTTCTGGCAGAAGACCTTCCTCACCATCGGCGTCCTGATCGCGGTCTTCGGCATGCGCCTGGTCTTCCCGGTCATGGTCGTCGCCATCAGCGCCAAGATCGGTCCGATCGAAGCGGTACGGCTCGCGCTCGACGACAAGGACAAGTACCAGCAGCTGGTGACCGACGCCCACCCGTCGATCGCCGCCTTCGGTGGCATGTTCCTGTTGATGATCTTCCTCGACTTCATCTTCGAGGACCGGCAGATCAAGTGGCTCGGCTGGCTGGAGCGTCCGCTCGCCAAGCTCGGCAAGGTCGACATGCTCTCCGTCTGCATCGCGCTCATCGTGCTGCTCGTCTCCGCGATGACCGTCGCCACCAACGCCCACCAGCACGGCGGCATCCATGCGGACAAGGCGGAGACCGTCCTGATCGCCGGCATCGCGGGCTTGATCACCTACCTGATCGTCGGCGGCCTCTCCGGCTACTTCGAGAACAGGCTCGAGGAAGAGGAGGAGCGCGAGCACGAGGCCGAGGAAGAGGCCAAGAGGAGCGGCAAGAAGGTCCCGGCGGTCGTGATGGCCGGCAAGGCCGCGTTCTTCTTGTTCCTCTACCTGGAGGTCCTGGACGCGTCCTTCTCCTTCGACGGCGTCATCGGCGCCTTCGCGATCACCAACGACATCGTCCTGATGGCGCTCGGCCTCGGCATCGGCGCGATGTACGTCCGCTCGCTCACGGTCTACCTGGTCCGCCAGGGCACCCTCGACGACTACGTCTACCTGGAACACGGCGCGCACTACGCGATCGGCGCCCTCGCCGTGATCCTGCTCGTCACCATCCAGTACGAGATCCACGAGGTCATCACGGGCCTCGTCGGCGTCGTCCTGATCGGCTGGTCCTTCTTCTCCTCGGTCCAGCGCAACCGCAGGCTGGCGGCGGCCGAGGGAAAGGACGCGGGGTCCAACGAGAAGGCTGAGGTCTCCTCCGGCGTCTGA